One Gemmatimonadaceae bacterium genomic window carries:
- a CDS encoding DNA primase: protein MIADDVIERVRLAADIVQIIGEYVPLKRAGASYRGPCPFHQGTKPNFSVTPDKGNYHCFVCHESGDVFTFLRKRLGLDWVGAVKLVGERVGIEVIDQPTRAHAPDPNERNWEVLATAAEWFRTQLADDVVGREARAYLAGRGLDAAACARFGIGFAPRDAQALRRYLNGLGFDETRQLDAGLLARRETDAEPRARFVGRIMFPILDELSHHVAFGGRAMGDAIPKYLNSGESGVFQKRRTLYGLQTAKQAMRRAGRAIVVEGYLDAIRLALAGIEEVVAPLGTALTEEQAALLMRYSSEVFLLYDSDKAGQEATFRSGLELLRHKAAVRVVSLPEGEDPDTFVRSQGRAGLETQLTQAIDLFDRQLQLLERRGWFADLRHRRRAIDKLLPTIRAARDPLTRDLYLARLADVSHLDKATLASEADEPPATGRGRGVRHSAEHVTEGPPDSEAPPPENPEGAAPPTPYVKRPWTPRRGKPEAPEWQSMSALPKPRRDEPDERALVRAMIASRDWVERIAERHAPSDFRDANYRAIFAALLSAGHADSLDQVAAALSPEALQALRELTETGDTHPPEASDVTLSLARIAARRIEARIEEIRSAMGIVQPEQQNALMRERMELEGELRKLLPIRSPRGNRKG from the coding sequence ATGATTGCCGACGATGTCATCGAACGCGTGCGGCTCGCGGCCGACATCGTGCAGATTATCGGCGAGTACGTTCCGCTGAAGCGTGCGGGCGCCAGCTATCGCGGCCCGTGTCCGTTCCATCAGGGGACCAAGCCCAATTTTTCGGTGACCCCGGACAAGGGCAACTATCACTGCTTCGTCTGTCACGAGAGCGGCGACGTCTTCACCTTTCTGCGCAAGCGGCTGGGCCTCGATTGGGTGGGCGCGGTCAAGTTGGTCGGCGAACGCGTTGGCATTGAAGTCATCGACCAGCCGACGCGCGCTCACGCGCCGGATCCCAATGAAAGGAATTGGGAAGTGCTGGCCACCGCAGCGGAATGGTTTCGCACGCAGTTGGCGGACGACGTCGTTGGCCGTGAGGCGCGCGCCTACTTGGCGGGACGCGGCCTGGATGCGGCGGCATGCGCACGATTCGGGATCGGGTTTGCTCCACGCGACGCACAGGCGCTCCGACGTTACCTGAACGGATTGGGGTTTGACGAAACGCGGCAATTGGACGCCGGATTGCTCGCGCGCCGCGAGACGGATGCCGAACCGCGTGCGCGGTTCGTTGGTCGCATCATGTTTCCCATCCTCGATGAATTGAGCCATCACGTAGCCTTTGGCGGCCGCGCCATGGGTGACGCGATTCCCAAGTATCTCAACAGCGGCGAGTCGGGAGTCTTTCAGAAGCGCCGAACGCTGTACGGTTTGCAGACCGCCAAGCAGGCCATGCGTCGCGCCGGTCGGGCGATTGTCGTGGAAGGGTACCTGGATGCCATTCGACTGGCCCTCGCGGGAATCGAGGAAGTCGTCGCGCCATTGGGGACCGCGTTGACGGAGGAGCAGGCCGCACTGCTCATGCGGTACTCGTCGGAGGTCTTCCTGTTGTACGACAGCGACAAGGCAGGGCAGGAAGCCACGTTTCGGTCAGGGCTGGAACTCCTGCGTCACAAGGCCGCCGTCCGCGTCGTGTCGCTCCCGGAGGGCGAAGACCCTGACACGTTTGTGCGTTCCCAGGGGCGCGCGGGGCTGGAGACGCAGCTGACGCAGGCCATCGACCTCTTCGATCGCCAGCTTCAGCTGCTCGAGCGTCGTGGATGGTTTGCCGACCTGCGTCATCGCCGTCGTGCCATCGACAAGCTGCTGCCGACGATTCGCGCCGCGCGCGACCCGCTTACGCGGGATCTCTATCTCGCGCGACTCGCCGACGTGTCGCATCTCGACAAGGCCACGCTGGCCAGTGAGGCGGACGAGCCGCCCGCGACGGGTCGCGGCAGAGGCGTTCGCCATTCCGCGGAGCACGTCACCGAAGGACCGCCGGACAGCGAGGCGCCACCGCCGGAGAATCCGGAAGGTGCGGCACCACCGACGCCGTACGTGAAGCGTCCGTGGACGCCGCGGCGCGGAAAGCCCGAAGCGCCCGAGTGGCAATCGATGTCGGCGCTTCCGAAACCGCGACGGGACGAACCCGACGAACGCGCGTTGGTGCGGGCCATGATTGCGTCCCGTGACTGGGTCGAGCGGATCGCCGAGCGCCACGCGCCGTCGGATTTTCGCGACGCCAACTACCGTGCCATCTTTGCGGCCTTGTTGTCGGCGGGACATGCCGATTCCCTCGACCAGGTGGCCGCCGCCCTGTCGCCGGAAGCCTTACAGGCACTTCGGGAGCTCACGGAGACCGGTGACACGCATCCGCCTGAGGCATCTGACGTGACCTTGAGCCTGGCGCGCATTGCGGCACGGCGGATCGAAGCACGAATTGAGGAGATCCGGTCGGCTATGGGTATAGTTCAACCGGAACAGCAGAATGCGCTCATGCGAGAACGCATGGAGTTGGAAGGCGAGTTGCGAAAACTCTTGCCGATCCGCAGTCCGCGGGGTAATCGGAAGGGATAA